One window from the genome of Rickettsiella endosymbiont of Xylota segnis encodes:
- a CDS encoding AAA family ATPase yields MNTSQLPYSLQAEQAVLGGLILDNITWSGISEHLVSKDFYQLEHQILFDQIIKKIKKGEKVDVLTLSEAVKTIPELKEIKGDIYVMELMKTTFSTSNIGAYVDIIKEHSNRRQLIEIGQLLNDYVTHKNSKETLVWLENKIQQLNVTLSPENKLQLITLIDFLTLNIAQRELILSPWLPKQGLAMLYAKRGVGKTHVALNIAYTVASGGSFLGWKADKPCSVLYLDGEMPAATMQERLASIVISHEKEAQAPFTILTPDIQNRGMPDLSTLEGQQALEPFLKDVEFIVVDNISTLCRTGKENEAEGWILVQAWALRMRSEGRSVLFVHHAAKNGNARGTSKREDVLDTVIVLKHPNDYDPSEGASFEIHFEKARSFCGESAQPLLVKLHTEYNKQVWELKTLEKSTFEKVIDLANQGFKQHEIVLDLGISKSKASRYFKKAKEEGCIVHA; encoded by the coding sequence ATGAATACTTCTCAACTTCCTTATTCCTTACAAGCAGAGCAAGCGGTATTGGGCGGACTGATACTTGATAATATAACTTGGTCTGGTATTAGCGAACATTTAGTATCCAAGGATTTTTATCAATTAGAACATCAAATTTTATTTGATCAAATTATAAAGAAGATAAAGAAAGGAGAAAAAGTTGATGTCTTAACTTTAAGTGAGGCTGTTAAAACAATCCCGGAGTTAAAAGAAATAAAAGGTGACATTTATGTAATGGAGTTAATGAAAACAACCTTTAGTACATCGAATATTGGTGCTTATGTCGATATTATTAAGGAACATTCGAATCGTCGTCAATTAATTGAGATAGGACAGCTTTTAAATGATTATGTTACTCATAAAAATTCTAAGGAAACTTTAGTTTGGCTAGAAAATAAAATTCAACAGTTAAATGTGACGCTCTCTCCAGAAAATAAATTGCAGTTAATTACGTTAATTGACTTTCTAACGCTGAATATTGCTCAACGTGAGCTTATTTTATCTCCTTGGCTACCGAAGCAAGGATTAGCCATGCTCTATGCAAAACGCGGTGTGGGTAAAACACATGTGGCTTTAAATATTGCCTATACTGTGGCTAGTGGAGGTTCTTTTTTAGGTTGGAAAGCAGATAAACCCTGTTCGGTTTTGTATCTTGATGGTGAAATGCCAGCGGCAACTATGCAAGAGAGGCTGGCTTCTATCGTAATATCCCATGAAAAAGAAGCACAAGCTCCTTTTACTATTCTTACTCCCGATATCCAAAATAGAGGAATGCCTGACCTATCTACATTAGAAGGACAGCAAGCACTAGAACCTTTTCTAAAGGATGTTGAATTTATTGTGGTGGATAATATTTCAACTTTATGCCGAACTGGAAAAGAAAATGAGGCTGAAGGTTGGATATTAGTGCAAGCTTGGGCTTTGCGCATGCGTTCAGAGGGCCGTTCTGTTCTCTTTGTTCATCATGCAGCAAAGAATGGCAATGCACGTGGGACGAGTAAACGAGAGGATGTATTAGATACTGTCATTGTTTTAAAACATCCTAATGATTACGATCCGAGTGAAGGGGCTAGTTTTGAAATTCATTTTGAAAAAGCACGTTCATTTTGTGGTGAATCGGCACAACCTTTATTAGTCAAACTACACACAGAATATAACAAGCAAGTGTGGGAATTAAAAACTTTAGAGAAATCAACCTTTGAAAAGGTTATTGATTTGGCTAATCAAGGGTTTAAACAACATGAGATTGTTTTAGATTTAGGTATTAGCAAATCAAAAGCCAGTCGTTATTTTAAAAAAGCAAAGGAAGAAGGATGCATTGTGCATGCTTAA
- a CDS encoding terminase small subunit — protein MSKLPNGLTIKQTKFCQNYSIPPHNATQAAISAGYSPHIAKTIGHRLKKNPKVQDYLKSLQSDLESQMIVNYEWKLNKLKQVVEAFIENKEDLSPHKVNSAIQAISEMNKMQGHYSAEKHVNFNIKTDPDLQQLEDLIKQHAKDY, from the coding sequence ATGAGTAAACTACCTAATGGTTTAACGATTAAACAAACCAAATTTTGCCAAAACTATAGCATCCCTCCTCATAATGCGACTCAAGCGGCTATTTCTGCCGGTTATTCTCCGCATATTGCTAAAACGATCGGCCATCGATTAAAAAAGAATCCGAAGGTACAAGACTATTTAAAATCCTTACAGTCTGATTTGGAGAGTCAAATGATTGTAAATTATGAATGGAAACTTAATAAATTAAAGCAGGTTGTTGAAGCTTTTATAGAGAATAAAGAAGACTTAAGTCCCCATAAAGTAAATAGTGCCATCCAAGCAATCAGTGAGATGAATAAGATGCAGGGCCACTACTCAGCAGAAAAACATGTCAACTTTAATATAAAAACTGATCCTGATCTCCAACAATTAGAAGATCTTATTAAACAACATGCTAAGGACTATTGA
- a CDS encoding acyl-[ACP]--phospholipid O-acyltransferase — MPVFTQFSLLKNRRFLPLLLVQFLGAFNDNIFKNALIILITYQLITQSLLLQQLSVTLAAGLFILPFFLFSAFAGQLADKLSKRYLTIIIKGFECLFMLLASLGFYLHSVSLLMLVLFFMGMHSTFFGPIKYAILPDLLEKNQLIAGNALVEASTFIAILIGTILGGLLIANHTDLRKISTVIISIAGLGLFASFYIPVTEKANPNLKLNLHFIKASLQIIQQVKTEKKVFLGILAISWFWLIGATFLTQFPSFTKNILQADASVVTFFLIIFTVGVACGSLVCNRLLKHRISMKWIPMSLWLMSIFIIDLYFASNHLLHNSEKLTNFSGFFNLLPHWRICIDLFGLSVSGGVYAVPLYTLIQTDTATEHRARTIAANNIINSIFIVISSIFIVFLLKIDLSVIQIFLLLGIINTGLAIYATRLIPQGLIKPLLRKILRCLYDVKLSGFENYKQAGESVVIVANHTSFLDVVLLYAFLPDELLFAINSFTSRIWWIRPFLYFSKVFELDPLNPLAIKTLIKEVKKGQKCVIFPEGRITTTGALMKLYEGPGLIADHAKVNLLPIRLQGAQYTPFSRLRGKVQIRWLPKISISILPPRKFIVDPNMSSRKRRQVISNQLYDMMVEMLFRSTDYNKTLFQSLLEAKEIHKGPTKILEDITRVAINYNQLITRCFILGPYICRYTNYQETVGLLLPNMTSAVVSFFALQAFGRIPALLNYTAGPLQIDSACKVAQVKCILTSRKFIEVANLFQVINRLNEKSIHIIYLEDLKEEISWKDKLRASLFSRFPQYYYYKKLKKGTNPQDPAVILFTSGSEGEPKGVVLSHKNIQANLAQMTTQVDFNQRDIFFSSLPLFHAFGLTACIILPIYHGIKAFIYPSPLHYRKVPNMIYECNATIMFGADTFLAGYGRYAHPYDFYSVRYVFAGAEKLKEKTRKLWMEKFGIRIFEGYGVTEASPVISVNTPMQNKPGTVGNFLPGIRYEIEPIPEIKQGGRLLISGPNVMLGYLSKEQIGEIIPPSHGWYDTGDIVEVDAEGYLIIKDRAKRFAKISGEMVSLTAIENVIYEIWPDKHHAILTVPDAKKGEQLVLITDYKLATRPLLIKTFRVKGLSELSLPRRLYFIDSMPLLGSGKVNYIAVKTWLEKQT, encoded by the coding sequence ATGCCCGTATTCACTCAGTTTTCTTTACTAAAAAATCGACGATTTTTACCTTTGTTGTTAGTTCAATTTTTGGGCGCATTTAATGATAATATCTTTAAAAACGCGCTAATTATTTTAATTACTTACCAACTCATCACGCAATCTCTACTGTTGCAACAGCTTTCAGTAACCTTAGCGGCTGGATTATTTATTTTACCCTTTTTCCTTTTTTCAGCATTTGCAGGCCAATTGGCTGATAAACTAAGCAAAAGATACTTAACCATAATAATTAAAGGCTTCGAATGTTTATTTATGTTATTGGCAAGCTTAGGGTTTTATCTTCATTCAGTAAGTTTATTGATGCTAGTATTATTTTTTATGGGCATGCATTCAACTTTTTTTGGACCTATCAAATATGCTATTTTACCTGATCTTCTAGAAAAAAATCAGTTAATCGCCGGCAATGCATTAGTAGAGGCTAGCACGTTTATTGCGATCTTGATTGGGACTATCTTAGGTGGATTGTTAATTGCTAATCATACTGATCTAAGAAAGATTTCAACGGTCATAATCTCTATAGCGGGGCTGGGTTTGTTTGCCAGTTTTTACATTCCGGTTACTGAAAAAGCCAACCCGAATTTAAAGTTAAATTTACATTTTATTAAAGCCTCATTACAGATAATTCAGCAAGTAAAAACTGAAAAAAAGGTTTTCTTAGGAATACTCGCAATTTCTTGGTTTTGGTTAATTGGCGCTACGTTTTTAACCCAATTTCCTAGTTTTACTAAGAATATTCTGCAAGCTGATGCTAGTGTAGTGACATTTTTTTTAATTATTTTTACCGTGGGTGTTGCTTGTGGCTCATTAGTTTGTAATCGTTTATTGAAACATAGAATAAGTATGAAATGGATACCCATGAGTCTCTGGCTGATGAGTATTTTTATAATTGATCTTTATTTTGCTTCCAACCATTTACTCCATAACTCTGAAAAACTGACTAATTTTTCAGGCTTTTTTAATTTGTTACCTCATTGGAGAATATGCATAGATTTGTTTGGACTTTCTGTGAGCGGTGGCGTTTATGCTGTGCCTTTATATACCTTAATCCAAACAGATACTGCTACTGAACATCGCGCAAGAACAATTGCCGCTAATAACATAATTAATTCTATATTTATTGTTATCTCCAGCATCTTTATTGTTTTTTTACTTAAAATTGATTTGAGTGTCATACAGATTTTTTTATTATTAGGGATCATTAATACTGGATTGGCTATTTATGCAACAAGACTTATACCTCAAGGATTGATTAAACCTCTTTTACGAAAAATATTAAGATGTCTTTATGATGTTAAGTTAAGTGGCTTTGAGAATTATAAGCAAGCAGGTGAAAGTGTCGTTATTGTTGCAAATCACACTTCATTTTTAGATGTTGTTTTACTTTATGCATTTTTACCTGATGAGCTTCTGTTCGCAATTAATAGTTTTACATCACGTATTTGGTGGATACGACCTTTTTTATATTTTTCTAAAGTATTTGAACTAGACCCATTAAATCCCTTAGCAATCAAGACTTTAATCAAAGAGGTAAAAAAAGGACAAAAATGTGTGATTTTTCCGGAAGGGAGGATTACCACAACCGGTGCGCTGATGAAACTTTATGAAGGTCCAGGATTAATAGCGGATCATGCCAAAGTTAATTTACTGCCTATTCGTTTACAAGGGGCGCAATATACTCCTTTCTCCCGTTTACGAGGTAAAGTCCAAATACGTTGGTTACCAAAAATTTCTATTTCAATTTTGCCCCCCAGAAAGTTTATTGTTGATCCTAATATGAGTAGTCGAAAAAGAAGACAAGTTATTAGTAATCAACTATATGACATGATGGTAGAGATGTTATTTCGAAGCACAGATTATAATAAAACTCTTTTTCAGTCTTTATTAGAAGCGAAAGAAATTCATAAAGGGCCTACAAAAATATTAGAAGATATTACACGAGTAGCTATTAATTATAATCAATTAATAACACGATGTTTTATTCTAGGTCCTTATATTTGCCGTTACACTAATTATCAGGAGACGGTGGGTCTTTTATTGCCTAATATGACGAGTGCAGTGGTTAGTTTTTTTGCATTGCAAGCGTTTGGTAGAATCCCTGCCTTGCTAAATTATACTGCGGGTCCTCTGCAAATAGATTCTGCCTGTAAAGTTGCTCAAGTAAAATGTATACTTACTTCCAGAAAATTTATTGAAGTTGCTAATCTGTTCCAAGTTATTAACCGCTTAAACGAAAAATCTATCCATATTATTTATTTAGAAGATTTAAAAGAAGAAATTAGTTGGAAAGACAAATTACGCGCAAGTTTATTCAGTCGATTTCCGCAATATTATTATTATAAAAAATTAAAAAAAGGAACTAATCCACAAGATCCAGCAGTTATTTTATTTACTTCTGGATCAGAAGGTGAACCTAAAGGAGTAGTTCTTAGTCATAAAAATATACAAGCTAATCTTGCACAAATGACGACTCAAGTCGATTTTAATCAGCGAGATATTTTCTTTAGTTCATTACCATTATTTCATGCTTTTGGATTAACCGCATGCATCATTTTACCTATCTACCATGGAATAAAAGCTTTTATTTATCCATCTCCCCTACATTATCGTAAAGTTCCTAATATGATTTATGAATGTAATGCGACTATTATGTTTGGAGCAGATACTTTTTTAGCAGGCTATGGACGGTATGCGCATCCTTATGATTTTTATAGCGTACGTTATGTTTTTGCTGGTGCAGAAAAGTTAAAAGAAAAAACACGTAAATTATGGATGGAAAAATTTGGAATTCGTATTTTTGAAGGTTATGGTGTAACTGAAGCATCACCAGTTATTAGTGTTAATACGCCGATGCAAAACAAACCAGGTACAGTAGGTAATTTTTTACCGGGTATTCGTTATGAAATTGAACCTATTCCTGAAATTAAACAGGGAGGACGTTTATTAATATCCGGTCCTAATGTGATGTTAGGTTACTTAAGTAAAGAGCAGATTGGTGAAATTATTCCTCCCAGCCATGGATGGTATGATACGGGAGATATTGTTGAAGTCGATGCAGAAGGGTATCTGATTATAAAAGATAGAGCCAAACGCTTTGCAAAAATTAGCGGAGAAATGGTTTCTTTAACAGCCATAGAAAATGTAATTTATGAGATATGGCCTGATAAACACCATGCAATACTCACTGTTCCAGATGCTAAAAAAGGAGAACAACTTGTTTTAATCACAGATTATAAACTTGCCACTCGGCCTTTGCTTATTAAAACATTTAGAGTAAAGGGATTATCTGAATTAAGTTTACCGAGAAGATTATACTTTATTGATAGTATGCCCTTATTAGGTAGTGGGAAGGTAAATTATATTGCTGTTAAAACTTGGTTAGAAAAGCAAACTTAA
- a CDS encoding Cro/CI family transcriptional regulator — protein sequence MQEILIRSAIKFFGSISEMAKNLKISRQSIYRYLEGQPIDPDVASLIEKATKGKIKFKKLIPWRSKFYTELDDFPCSLVKTHLNKIIFPADIFSFLHQKGLPLSDYRPICVDENLHLIYGLEHIEAAKKWWKKSVFSWHISLEDLRNKKYEVHYLIKTFNLIERMAIRNALEKFIGKRQGRRTDLDELVNLPPQVQGIKTRDFVADALGFGSDYVCRMLNKIFRHGSRTLILQVLEGKISISKAGEIAEYLYNKQKSIRVVKKRKQTINNDDYKIRKNNLTKSFDFLSQFNK from the coding sequence ATGCAAGAAATATTAATTAGAAGTGCAATTAAATTTTTTGGAAGTATTTCAGAAATGGCAAAAAATCTCAAAATTAGCCGACAAAGTATTTATCGTTATCTTGAAGGGCAGCCAATTGATCCTGATGTTGCTTCGCTTATCGAAAAAGCAACTAAGGGTAAAATCAAATTTAAAAAACTTATTCCTTGGAGAAGCAAATTCTATACAGAACTTGATGATTTTCCTTGTTCCCTTGTTAAAACACATTTAAACAAAATTATTTTTCCTGCAGATATATTTAGTTTTCTTCATCAAAAAGGCTTACCTCTATCTGATTATCGCCCAATTTGTGTCGATGAAAATCTTCATCTTATTTATGGTTTAGAGCATATTGAAGCTGCTAAAAAATGGTGGAAAAAATCAGTATTTTCTTGGCATATATCACTAGAAGATTTACGAAATAAAAAATATGAAGTTCATTATTTAATTAAAACCTTTAATTTAATTGAACGAATGGCTATTAGAAATGCCTTAGAAAAATTTATTGGAAAACGTCAAGGAAGAAGGACTGATCTTGATGAACTTGTGAATCTTCCTCCACAAGTTCAAGGAATTAAAACAAGAGATTTTGTTGCTGATGCACTTGGGTTTGGTAGTGATTATGTTTGCAGAATGCTTAATAAAATCTTCCGACACGGTAGCCGTACACTAATCCTACAAGTTCTAGAAGGAAAAATATCAATTTCTAAAGCAGGTGAAATCGCTGAATATTTATATAACAAACAAAAAAGTATTCGAGTTGTAAAAAAAAGGAAACAAACAATCAATAACGATGATTACAAGATTAGAAAAAATAATTTAACCAAATCATTCGATTTCTTATCCCAATTTAATAAATAA
- a CDS encoding tyrosine-type recombinase/integrase: MGRKKMPGLVKRGNIWHINKKVNGRRISESTGSSSLEEAERYLVHRLEQVRKASVYGVRPKRTFREAATKYLLEKDKSSLHVDAIYLKTLDKYIGDLSLDLVHMDNLRSYIKKRKLEGVKRRTINCGLQVVRHILNLAEQEWKDEHNLSWLHKAPKIKLLREIDKREPYPLQIDEQARLFSELPLHLKRMALFAVNTGCRDHEICHLKWKWEIRIPEGSVFIIPAAEVKNREKRLVVLNRNALAIIEEVRGEHSEYVFTFRRKPITRMLNSAWKKARLRANLPQVRVHDLKHTFGYRLRSAEVCYEDRQVLLGHKTRSVTTHYSAAELGNLIHAANKVCTMGRHLMVLRKNNNLVDTARANVAQ; this comes from the coding sequence ATGGGAAGAAAAAAAATGCCAGGACTCGTTAAACGCGGGAACATATGGCACATTAACAAAAAAGTCAACGGACGCCGCATTTCAGAAAGCACTGGATCAAGTTCTCTCGAAGAAGCCGAACGCTATTTAGTTCATCGGCTTGAGCAGGTTCGTAAAGCCAGTGTTTATGGGGTGAGACCGAAGCGAACTTTTAGAGAGGCTGCAACTAAATATTTATTAGAAAAAGATAAATCGAGTCTACATGTTGATGCTATTTATTTAAAAACTTTAGATAAATACATTGGTGATTTATCGCTTGATTTAGTTCATATGGATAATTTAAGAAGCTATATAAAAAAACGTAAACTTGAAGGAGTAAAAAGACGGACGATTAATTGTGGCTTACAAGTTGTGAGACATATTTTAAATTTAGCAGAGCAAGAATGGAAAGATGAGCACAATTTAAGTTGGTTGCATAAAGCACCTAAAATAAAATTGCTTCGTGAAATTGACAAGAGAGAACCGTATCCATTACAGATTGATGAACAGGCTAGGCTTTTTAGCGAATTACCTTTGCATTTAAAACGCATGGCTTTGTTTGCTGTCAATACAGGTTGTCGTGATCATGAAATTTGCCATTTGAAATGGAAATGGGAAATCAGAATACCTGAAGGTTCAGTTTTTATTATTCCTGCCGCTGAAGTTAAAAATCGTGAAAAGCGTTTGGTTGTTTTAAATAGAAATGCTTTAGCTATTATTGAGGAAGTAAGAGGAGAACATTCTGAGTATGTATTCACTTTTCGAAGAAAACCTATTACTCGAATGTTAAATTCGGCTTGGAAAAAAGCACGTCTACGTGCAAATCTACCTCAAGTTAGGGTGCATGATTTAAAACACACTTTTGGTTATCGACTACGTTCAGCTGAAGTTTGTTATGAAGATAGACAAGTTTTGTTAGGACATAAAACGAGAAGTGTAACCACACATTATTCGGCAGCTGAGTTAGGTAATCTTATTCATGCCGCTAATAAGGTATGTACCATGGGGAGACATTTAATGGTTTTAAGAAAAAATAACAACCTTGTAGATACAGCTCGCGCAAATGTCGCGCAGTGA